CGGCGAGGGCAAAGTTGGAGATTTCATAGTGCTCTAACCCGGCCCCTTGGGCGATTTCACGAACATCCTCGTACATATCCGCGGCGAGATCTTCATCAGGACCGGGGATTTTGCCCGCTCGTATCATCGCATCCAGGTGGGTGGCGCTCTTGACTTCCAGAAGGTACACCGAAAGATGCTCGGGGCGTAATCGGAGCACCCGCGAGAGGGTTGCCCTTACGGATTCCCTGGATTGACCGGGAAAACCTGCTATCAGATCAATTGAGACGTTATCGAATCCTGCTGAACGTAGGTCCTCATAACTTTTCAGGGCCTCTTGAGAGGTGTGGCGCCGGCCCATCATTTCGAGTTCCGCATCGTCCAGTGATTGAATCCCCAGACTTACGCGGTTAACTCCGGCTCGCCGAAGAGTAGACAAAGCCGCCCTTGTCACCGTTGCAGGGTTCATCTCGATGGTCACTTCGCTGTCTGGGGAGATGCGGAACGCCGACCTGCACGCTTCGATCAGTTCGGCTATAAGGTCGGGCTTCAAAAGGGAAGGGGTGCCTCCACCGAAGTATATTGTGTCAGCTTCCAGCTTGCTCAGACGCGGGTCTGCACCAAAAGAGTCCTTCCAGAGGCCCAATTCCTTGATGACAGACCTGATGTAACGCTCCTCTAATACCGCGTCGTGCGGATTGGTAACGAACGCACAGTAATTGCATCGCCCAAGACAGAACGGCACATGGACGTAAATGCCTATGTGGCCATCATCATTGGGAAACACTGGATTAGAGCTTTTCATTGGTCGTTCACATTGATGTAAGACCGTCATTGCGGCCGCGCAAGCCCTAGGTAATCTCTATTGGTGGGACAGGCTTCCAGCCTGTCTATTGGAATGACTGGCAAGATGCCCGTTGCACCGAAAATGATATTGCCTTGTCGTTTCGCTCCTGGCCCTCACACAAAAAGTAATAATCACTTGCTCCTAATTCCTGTGGGTAACTGAAGCCCAACATTCAGAGCGACGTTATCTTGATTTCTATCCGGCGGTTCAGTCTTTTGGCATCCGGCGAGTCTCCCTTTTCCACGGGATGGAATTCCCCGAGCGCGGCCGCTCCCAGCCTTGTGGCCGGGATTCCTTTCTCGATCAGGTATCGGACTACCTGCATGGCTCGATCCGAAGAAAGCTCCCAGTTGGTTCGATATTTGGCAGACCTTACAGGATCGATGTCGGTATGCCCTTGAATCAGAATTATCAGGTCAACTCCTGTGGGGATCTTCGGAATCATTTCTTTGTAGATGCCTGCGAACTTGTCCAATTCCTTTTTGCCGGACTCGTTTATCTCGGCCCTGCCGGAGGCAAATAGTATCTCGGACTGAAAAATAAATCGGTCGCCTTGCACTTTGATGTCGGATATTCCGGCAAACACCTCTTCGAGCTTGGCCAGAAATTCGCTGCGATACCGCGCGAGCTTTCTCAGCCGATCAATCTCCTGGTCTTTCTGTCCCAATAGGTCCACTAACTGAGACAACCGAAACTTCTTTTCAGCCTCGGCCTCGGTGCCGGCCAACTTGCTCGATATTTCCTCCAGTTTGGATTGCAATGAGACGATTTCCTTTTGCAAGGCCGCTGCTTTGGTTTTTTCAGTAGTTTTCGAATCCTGCGACTCTGCAAGCAGTTGATTCAATCGGCTTACTTCGGCGACGTAACCTGCTATTTTTTCGTTGAGGCCCGCGACGCGGCTGTTCAGCATTTCCAGCCTTGCTCTCAAATCCAGGAGTGACTTCTCTTTGTCCGACAGTTCAGCCTTGGTTTTGGTAAGGTCCTGGTCCTTGTCACTGAGTTTCAGTCCCATTTCCCATATGCGCTGTTCCCTGTCCTGCAAGAGGGTCGTCTTTTCTTTGATGCCTTCAAGGGCCGATTCCACTTCCTTTTTCTGGTGAGTGAGCCGTTCATCCTTTGCCGCGAGAAGTTCAGTATTGGCCTTAATCTCCGCCAGGGCCAGCTCAAGCTCTTTGCCCCTTGAAGCCAATTGCTCGTGCAATTTTGTCGCGCTGTCCACCTGAGCCTGGAAGAGCTGCTCCAATTTGCTGATCTCCAAGCTCAGCCGCTCCAATTCCTGACTCTTGGCAGAGATTTCCCCGTGCAGTCGCTGCAATTCCACATCCTTCGTGGTGAGGACACGGGAGAGGATGGTTTGGGTCATGGTAAAGAGGGTCACAACAAAGACGAATACCAGGAGCAAGCCTACTATAATGTCCGTAAAGCCCGGCCAGACGTTGAAACTCTC
The genomic region above belongs to Desulfomonile tiedjei and contains:
- a CDS encoding OmpA family protein, encoding MRSRRAGSFHESFNVWPGFTDIIVGLLLVFVFVVTLFTMTQTILSRVLTTKDVELQRLHGEISAKSQELERLSLEISKLEQLFQAQVDSATKLHEQLASRGKELELALAEIKANTELLAAKDERLTHQKKEVESALEGIKEKTTLLQDREQRIWEMGLKLSDKDQDLTKTKAELSDKEKSLLDLRARLEMLNSRVAGLNEKIAGYVAEVSRLNQLLAESQDSKTTEKTKAAALQKEIVSLQSKLEEISSKLAGTEAEAEKKFRLSQLVDLLGQKDQEIDRLRKLARYRSEFLAKLEEVFAGISDIKVQGDRFIFQSEILFASGRAEINESGKKELDKFAGIYKEMIPKIPTGVDLIILIQGHTDIDPVRSAKYRTNWELSSDRAMQVVRYLIEKGIPATRLGAAALGEFHPVEKGDSPDAKRLNRRIEIKITSL
- the hemW gene encoding radical SAM family heme chaperone HemW; amino-acid sequence: MKSSNPVFPNDDGHIGIYVHVPFCLGRCNYCAFVTNPHDAVLEERYIRSVIKELGLWKDSFGADPRLSKLEADTIYFGGGTPSLLKPDLIAELIEACRSAFRISPDSEVTIEMNPATVTRAALSTLRRAGVNRVSLGIQSLDDAELEMMGRRHTSQEALKSYEDLRSAGFDNVSIDLIAGFPGQSRESVRATLSRVLRLRPEHLSVYLLEVKSATHLDAMIRAGKIPGPDEDLAADMYEDVREIAQGAGLEHYEISNFALAGYQSRHNMKYWQDQVFLGLGMGAHGMTGRDRYANVATLADYEAAVNAGNLPFESSAALPPEVRFKDALIMGLRLVKGMDLAVLGRRYGVDAVSFVMESIGDLSDAGLFVFNGAVLSLTDRGRLLSNTVFSRWV